The following proteins are co-located in the Pedobacter frigiditerrae genome:
- a CDS encoding four helix bundle protein, which produces MAQFKFQTLEVWQISIALTDKLLDIADRLSDIKKYRFAEQLNGAALSISNNIAEGSGSVSNKEFAHYLNIAHRSTFENANILVVLERRKLISDIELIQYLEELDKLARKLTNLRKYLLK; this is translated from the coding sequence ATGGCTCAATTTAAATTTCAAACATTAGAGGTATGGCAGATTTCCATAGCTTTAACAGACAAGTTACTAGATATAGCTGACCGTTTGTCAGATATAAAAAAATACAGATTTGCAGAGCAGCTCAATGGGGCTGCTCTTAGCATATCTAATAATATTGCTGAAGGTTCAGGTTCAGTTTCTAATAAGGAATTTGCTCATTATCTGAATATTGCACACCGTTCTACCTTTGAGAATGCAAATATTTTAGTAGTATTGGAGAGAAGAAAATTAATTTCTGACATTGAGTTAATCCAATATCTCGAAGAATTAGATAAATTGGCACGGAAATTAACTAATCTTAGGAAATATTTATTAAAGTAA
- a CDS encoding helical backbone metal receptor, whose amino-acid sequence MQKTVKDQLGNEVMFNYPPKRIVSIVPSQTELLFDLGLDEEVVGVTKFCIHPIEKFAAKTKVGGTKKLLIEKIRDLKPDLIIGNKEENTKEEVELLMQEFPVWMSDIYNLEDATKTISQIGEIVNREPEAAYLNHLINAGFTDLQTLAVEKNINKSVAYLIWKDPYMSAGRNTFIDDILRKIGLQNVIQKNRYPELNLSQLQTLNPQLIFLSSEPYPFKQKHIDEIQSVLSNAKVMLVDGEMFSWYGSRLVKAVNYLFHLQEELKVH is encoded by the coding sequence ATGCAAAAAACCGTCAAAGATCAGCTTGGCAATGAGGTCATGTTTAATTATCCACCTAAAAGGATTGTTTCTATTGTGCCTTCTCAAACCGAGTTGCTTTTCGATTTAGGTTTGGATGAAGAGGTTGTTGGCGTAACTAAATTTTGCATTCATCCAATAGAAAAGTTTGCGGCTAAAACCAAAGTAGGCGGAACGAAAAAGCTTTTAATCGAAAAAATTAGAGATTTAAAACCCGATTTAATTATTGGTAATAAAGAAGAGAATACGAAAGAAGAAGTCGAGTTATTAATGCAAGAATTTCCAGTTTGGATGAGCGATATCTATAATTTGGAAGATGCAACAAAAACTATTTCACAAATAGGAGAGATAGTAAATCGTGAGCCCGAAGCAGCTTATTTAAATCATTTAATCAATGCAGGTTTTACAGATTTACAGACTTTAGCAGTCGAGAAAAACATTAACAAATCTGTAGCTTATCTAATTTGGAAAGACCCGTATATGTCTGCTGGGCGAAATACTTTTATAGACGATATTTTAAGAAAAATCGGTTTACAAAATGTTATTCAAAAGAATCGATATCCTGAGCTAAATCTTTCCCAACTCCAAACTCTCAACCCCCAACTCATTTTCCTTTCTTCAGAACCTTATCCTTTTAAGCAAAAACACATTGATGAAATTCAATCAGTCTTGTCTAATGCAAAAGTAATGCTGGTAGATGGCGAGATGTTTTCTTGGTATGGAAGTAGGTTGGTTAAAGCTGTAAACTATCTTTTTCATTTGCAGGAAGAGTTGAAGGTTCATTAG
- the tig gene encoding trigger factor, translating into MNITQEKIDDLNAIVKITIAPSDYTPRVEKALKEQAKKANLPGFRKGMVPVAHMKRMYGKSILVEEINNMLSENLSKHLTDNKVEVLGQPLPVMDDTKEFKWDNTDEFEFKYELGLAPKVDVEITSKDKFTAYNVKADNETLESRIKNIRKSYGKMTNPEVSAEGDVLYADLAQLSPDGAIFEGGIASTGSIRLDLVTDKKILKSLVGLKKDDVVELDIQKAFDNNETVIAKLLNIGEEDAKDLKSKFQVTVKNVNRLEESDLNQEFFDKIFGAGLVTDEAGFRAKITEEIESMFKQDADRKLQNDIYTQLTEQTKMQLPEEFLRKWLKATNEKLTDEELEQGFADFAKNLKWTLIENKIITENEIKIEYKDVFETAKQRLDAQFRMYSPQPMPEDQLAQYTATFLQEKENANRIFDEVKALKVFEHIQSVATLDKKDIDYNKFIALK; encoded by the coding sequence ATGAATATTACACAAGAAAAAATTGACGATTTAAATGCAATAGTTAAAATTACTATCGCTCCTTCTGATTACACACCAAGAGTAGAAAAAGCCCTTAAAGAGCAAGCTAAAAAAGCAAATCTTCCAGGTTTCCGTAAAGGAATGGTGCCAGTTGCCCATATGAAAAGAATGTATGGCAAAAGCATTTTGGTAGAAGAAATTAATAACATGTTAAGTGAAAACCTTTCTAAACACTTAACAGATAATAAAGTTGAAGTTCTTGGTCAGCCGTTACCAGTAATGGATGATACAAAAGAATTTAAATGGGATAACACAGACGAATTTGAATTTAAATATGAATTAGGTTTAGCACCAAAGGTGGATGTTGAAATTACTTCGAAAGATAAATTCACAGCATATAATGTTAAAGCTGATAACGAAACTTTAGAATCTCGTATCAAAAACATCCGCAAAAGCTATGGCAAAATGACAAACCCTGAAGTTTCGGCAGAAGGTGATGTGCTTTATGCTGATTTGGCACAACTTTCTCCAGATGGAGCAATTTTTGAAGGTGGTATTGCAAGCACAGGTTCTATCCGTTTAGATTTAGTAACTGATAAAAAGATTTTAAAATCTTTAGTAGGTTTAAAGAAAGACGATGTAGTTGAGCTAGACATTCAAAAAGCTTTTGATAACAATGAAACTGTAATTGCGAAATTGTTAAACATTGGCGAAGAGGATGCAAAAGATTTGAAGTCTAAATTTCAGGTAACGGTTAAAAATGTAAATCGTTTAGAGGAGTCAGATTTAAATCAAGAGTTCTTTGATAAAATATTTGGTGCAGGTTTAGTAACTGACGAGGCTGGTTTTAGAGCTAAAATTACTGAGGAGATTGAAAGTATGTTTAAGCAAGATGCAGATCGCAAATTGCAAAATGATATTTATACCCAGTTAACTGAGCAAACTAAAATGCAATTACCTGAAGAATTTTTGCGCAAGTGGTTAAAAGCTACTAACGAAAAATTAACTGACGAAGAGTTGGAGCAAGGTTTTGCTGATTTCGCAAAGAACCTTAAATGGACTTTGATTGAAAACAAAATCATCACTGAAAACGAAATTAAAATTGAGTATAAAGATGTTTTCGAAACTGCTAAACAACGTTTAGATGCACAGTTTAGAATGTACAGTCCGCAACCAATGCCAGAAGACCAGTTAGCACAATACACAGCTACCTTCTTGCAAGAAAAAGAAAATGCTAATCGTATTTTCGATGAGGTGAAGGCTTTAAAAGTATTCGAACACATTCAATCGGTAGCGACTTTAGACAAAAAAGACATCGACTATAACAAGTTTATAGCGTTGAAGTAA